Proteins encoded in a region of the Zea mays cultivar B73 chromosome 2, Zm-B73-REFERENCE-NAM-5.0, whole genome shotgun sequence genome:
- the LOC100191472 gene encoding Pentatricopeptide repeat-containing protein At2g36980, mitochondrial, whose amino-acid sequence MAPGGGTSAAGLVAATSRIASLGRAGDAASARAMFDAMPRRDAVAWNAMLTAYVRAGQPRDALTLFSRAPAPDAFSLTAALSAAAALRSPVAGAQLHARLIRAGLRALLPVGNTLVDMYAKCARADDAARAFGEMRERNALSWCSLLHAYVVSDHLMLAQELFDQMPNRNNVAWNTLLMGYSRSGNANQCLLLFNKMRAEGMACDGATLCILADACTELAHPSAGSAIHKVAVQSGWSAMAEVSNSLISLYSKFSLLDDAVRIFESMEVRTIVSWNSLIDSYMKLGCVEKATSLFRRVPETNVISWTAMIGGLARNGCADEALALFIVMLAHEHIHPDDFTFGSVLHACATAASLASGRMVHCRAFRSGFAAYLYVANSLMDMYAKCGDVEGGTNVFGAIVNKDLVSWNTMLFGFAINGWANEALVVYDSMKSHEVCPDEVTFAGLLTACNHSGLLEHGESFFESMVSVHGIQPKPEHLSCILDMYARSGNITKAMEMLDLYSETIRAHNSDIREALLSACSLEHLNFRVARKAMEDMVATKSAGDVGYVMLSNLFCAAGQWNQAEQVRIAMAEHGIKKTPGCSWIEVQGAVKVFASGAQDLDHSGSVLDVISLLDEEMTNSMYFDL is encoded by the coding sequence ATGGCGCCGGGGGGTGGCACTTCGGCGGCCGGCCTCGTCGCCGCCACCTCCCGGATTGCCTCCCTCGGCCGCGCGGGCGACGCGGCCTCCGCGCGCGCCATGTTCGACGCCATGCCGCGGCGCGACGCCGTAGCCTGGAACGCCATGCTCACCGCCTACGTGCGCGCCGGGCAGCCGCGCGACGCACTCACGCTCttctcccgcgcgcccgcgcccgacgCGTTCTCGCTCACCGCCGCGCTCTCCGCGGCCGCGGCACTCCGAAGCCCCGTCGCCGGAGCGCAGTTGCACGCCCGCCTCATCCGAGCTGGCCTGCGGGCGCTACTCCCAGTGGGCAACACGCTCGTCGACATGTACGCCAAGTGCGCCCGCGCTGACGACGCGGCGCGCGCATTCGGTGAGATGCGCGAGCGCAATGCGCTGTCCTGGTGCTCGCTCCTGCATGCCTACGTCGTGTCAGACCACCTGATGCTCGCACAGGAACTGTTTGATCAAATGCCCAACAGAAATAATGTCGCCTGGAACACGTTGCTTATGGGGTATTCGCGCAGTGGCAATGCTAACCAGTGCTTGCTTCTCTTCAACAAGATGCGGGCGGAGGGGATGGCCTGTGATGGGGCAACACTCTGCATTCTCGCTGATGCTTGCACCGAGCTGGCCCATCCATCTGCTGGTTCTGCAATTCACAAGGTTGCAGTGCAGAGTGGATGGAGTGCAATGGCCGAGGTCAGTAACTCCCTGATTTCCCTGTATAGTAAATTCAGTTTGCTTGACGATGCCGTGCGGATCTTTGAGTCCATGGAGGTGCGGACGATTGTATCGTGGAATTCACTGATTGATTCTTACATGAAGCTTGGCTGTGTAGAAAAAGCCACTTCTCTATTCAGACGTGTACCTGAGACTAATGTCATCTCCTGGACTGCGATGATCGGAGGCCTCGCAAGGAACGGCTGTGCTGATGAAGCACTCGCGCTATTTATTGTGATGCTGGCACACGAACACATCCATCCAGATGACTTCACATTTGGGAGTGTGCTGCATGCTTGTGCTACTGCGGCATCTCTAGCAAGTGGAAGGATGGTCCACTGTAGGGCGTTCCGAAGTGGGTTTGCGGCCTACTTGTACGTGGCCAACAGCTTGATGGACATGTATGCCAAGTGCGGGGATGTGGAGGGTGGTACTAATGTGTTCGGTGCCATCGTCAACAAGGATCTGGTCTCATGGAACACGATGTTGTTTGGATTTGCAATAAATGGATGGGCCAACGAAGCACTGGTGGTGTACGACAGCATGAAATCCCATGAAGTCTGCCCCGATGAGGTGACATTTGCAGGTTTACTCACAGCCTGTAACCACTCTGGTCTTCTGGAGCATGGGGAAAGCTTCTTCGAGTCAATGGTGTCTGTTCATGGAATTCAGCCAAAGCCAGAGCATCTGTCTTGCATTCTTGACATGTATGCAAGATCAGGGAACATTACAAAGGCTATGGAGATGTTGGATCTTTATTCAGAAACGATTCGGGCACATAACAGTGACATACGTGAAGCTCTGCTTAGCGCATGCTCTTTGGAACACCTGAATTTCAGGGTTGCGAGGAAGGCGATGGAAGACATGGTAGCGACCAAGTCTGCGGGAGACGTGGGCTATGTCATGCTGTCCAACTTATTCTGTGCCGCTGGGCAGTGGAACCAGGCTGAGCAAGTGCGAATAGCAATGGCTGAGCACGGCATCAAGAAGACACCTGGTTGTAGCTGGATCGAAGTCCAAGGTGCTGTTAAGGTTTTTGCATCAGGTGCACAAGATCTTGATCATTCAGGTTCTGTATTGGATGTTATTAGCTTGTTGGATGAAGAGATGACAAATAGCATGTATTTTGATTTGTAG
- the LOC103649211 gene encoding uncharacterized protein: MARLVTHVSIALAAIAALSLLYLLRPTSIYCFPASHPLALTISHTPFPSTSCDATSCRVVPSNHRLAKLCASPCWRYHATSLSTSMFLPLYGIDILVAPSRVLCLAASVGHTVDDFHAAGTRDTTWDLIDFPLLVHHVDPHDLPFSDSAFDLVFSDDLSVTSDLLFPSRLAREAEHVVRRGGGIALMLDREVEDVVVATLFKGSRVVDVKDVILDGS; the protein is encoded by the coding sequence ATGGCACGACTAGTCACGCACGTCTCCATAGCGCTAGCCGCCATCGCCGCACTCTCACTCTTATACCTCTTGCGCCCCACATCCATCTACTGCTTCCCTGCGTCccacccactcgccctcaccatcTCGCACACTCCATTCCCCTCCACCTCTTGTGATGCCACCTCATGTCGAGTGGTCCCATCTAACCACCGCCTTGCTAAGCTTTGTGCTTCCCCGTGCTGGAGATACCATGCCACTTCCCTGTCTACATCCATGTTCCTACCACTCTATGGCATCGACATCCTCGTTGCCCCTTCTCGCGTCCTCTGCCTTGCCGCCAGTGTCGGCCACACAGTCGATGATTTCCACGCTGCGGGAACCAGGGACACCACTTGGGACCTCATCGACTTCCCACTGCTAGTCCACCACGTGGACCCCCACGACCTCCCATTCTCTGACAGCGCCTTCGACCTTGTGTTCTCAGATGACCTATCGGTGACCTCCGACTTGCTCTTCCCATCCCGCCTCGCAAGAGAGGCTGAGCATGTCGTCCGTCGTGGTGGCGGCATTGCACTAATGCTGGACCGAGAGGTTGAGGATGTCGTTGTTGCCACATTATTCAAGGGATCGCGTGTCGTGGATGTGAAGGATGTCATATTGGATGGCTCTTAG